A window of Prolixibacter sp. SD074 contains these coding sequences:
- a CDS encoding glutamine--tRNA ligase/YqeY domain fusion protein, giving the protein MTEKKNVTEGAEKKAPKNFIHQQIDADLAEGKNGGRVHTRFPPEPNGYLHIGHAKSICLNFGIAEKYNGLTNLRFDDTNPIKEETEYVDSIKADVRWLGFDWGDREYYTSDYFDKLYEFAVMLINRGLAYVDFQSQEIISQQRGTPQRPGTESPYRNTSPEENLMHFEKMRNGEYDEGHCVLRAKVDMASPNMHMRDPLMYRVLKKTHHRTGDKWCIYPMYDFAHGQSDYWEGITHSVCTLEFEVHRPLYDWFVDELKTDDYRPRQIEFSRLNLSYTVMSKRRLLELVQKKYVSGWDDPRMPTISGLRRRGYTPESIRNFSERVGVTKVDGVTDVALLEYAVREDLNRRAQRVMGVLNPLKVVITNYPEGKEEMTQAVNNPENEGMGKRNVPFSRVLYIERDDFMEDPPRKFFRLAPGREVRLRYAYFITCNEVMKDENGEVVELRCTYDPETKGGNAPDGRKVKATLHWVSAKHAVKAEVRLYDRLFNDPDPAGHKDVDFKEFLNPDSLTILSECYVEPFVKDAQPLDHFQFERVGYFNLDPDSTPEHMRFNRTVPLRETWKKTQ; this is encoded by the coding sequence ATGACGGAAAAGAAAAACGTAACAGAAGGAGCTGAAAAGAAAGCCCCCAAGAATTTTATACATCAACAGATTGACGCTGATTTAGCCGAAGGGAAGAATGGTGGACGTGTGCATACCCGTTTTCCCCCGGAGCCTAATGGTTATCTGCATATTGGTCATGCCAAATCAATCTGTTTGAATTTCGGTATCGCTGAAAAGTATAATGGATTGACCAATTTACGTTTCGACGACACCAATCCGATCAAAGAAGAGACGGAATATGTCGATTCCATTAAGGCCGATGTTCGCTGGCTCGGTTTTGACTGGGGTGATCGGGAATATTATACCTCTGATTATTTCGACAAACTGTACGAGTTCGCCGTGATGTTAATCAATCGCGGACTTGCTTATGTCGATTTCCAGTCGCAGGAAATTATTAGCCAGCAACGGGGGACCCCGCAACGTCCGGGAACCGAAAGCCCTTACCGGAATACTTCGCCGGAAGAAAACCTGATGCATTTCGAAAAAATGCGGAACGGAGAATACGATGAAGGCCATTGTGTATTGCGTGCCAAAGTTGATATGGCATCGCCTAATATGCACATGCGCGATCCGCTGATGTACCGCGTTCTGAAAAAAACACATCACCGGACAGGTGACAAGTGGTGCATCTATCCGATGTACGATTTTGCCCATGGACAGAGTGATTACTGGGAAGGAATTACCCATTCGGTTTGTACGCTGGAATTCGAGGTTCATCGCCCGTTGTATGACTGGTTTGTTGATGAGCTGAAAACGGATGATTACCGTCCGCGCCAGATTGAATTCTCTCGCTTGAATCTGAGTTATACCGTTATGAGCAAGCGTCGCCTGCTCGAACTGGTCCAGAAGAAGTATGTAAGTGGATGGGACGATCCACGAATGCCTACGATTTCCGGCCTTCGCCGAAGAGGGTATACGCCTGAATCGATTCGGAATTTCTCCGAACGGGTTGGTGTTACCAAGGTGGATGGAGTAACTGACGTAGCACTTTTGGAATACGCTGTCCGTGAAGATTTAAACAGGCGTGCTCAGCGGGTAATGGGCGTTCTGAACCCGCTGAAGGTGGTTATCACCAATTACCCCGAAGGCAAAGAGGAGATGACCCAGGCGGTAAATAATCCCGAGAATGAGGGCATGGGCAAACGCAATGTGCCTTTCTCGCGAGTGCTGTATATTGAGCGGGATGACTTTATGGAAGATCCGCCTCGTAAGTTTTTCCGTCTGGCGCCCGGCCGCGAAGTCCGTTTGCGCTATGCTTATTTTATTACCTGTAACGAGGTAATGAAAGATGAAAATGGCGAAGTTGTTGAGTTGAGATGTACTTACGATCCGGAGACTAAGGGCGGGAATGCCCCCGATGGACGGAAAGTGAAAGCAACGCTCCACTGGGTTTCAGCAAAACATGCAGTGAAAGCCGAGGTGCGGCTATACGATAGGTTGTTCAACGATCCCGATCCAGCTGGACACAAGGATGTTGATTTCAAAGAATTCCTGAATCCCGATTCCTTGACTATCCTTTCGGAATGTTATGTTGAACCGTTCGTGAAGGACGCTCAGCCGCTTGATCATTTCCAGTTTGAGCGTGTTGGTTATTTCAACCTCGATCCGGATTCAACCCCGGAGCATATGCGTTTTAATCGCACCGTTCCACTCCGGGAAACCTGGAAGAAAACGCAGTAG
- a CDS encoding DUF4395 domain-containing protein: MSSLICPVSTEKVDEKAVRGAALLSFIIAILFTLKPNLYAAGFLAIDFYSRAFGMKNTSILACSGAGLTQFVPFKSKQIDKAPKIFAARVGFLFSVTAFLLMLPHYILAAQIVMGVLTLFAFLEWSVGFCMGCYVYSYVVLPFFGKNENGSPKFPITPMK; this comes from the coding sequence ATGAGCTCACTCATTTGCCCCGTTTCGACTGAAAAAGTCGATGAGAAAGCCGTACGAGGTGCCGCTTTGCTCAGTTTTATTATAGCCATTCTGTTCACCCTGAAGCCGAACCTGTATGCGGCCGGGTTTCTGGCTATTGATTTTTATTCGCGCGCTTTTGGAATGAAGAATACCAGCATCCTGGCCTGTTCCGGCGCCGGACTCACACAGTTCGTCCCGTTCAAATCGAAACAAATTGACAAAGCGCCCAAAATATTTGCTGCCCGGGTTGGTTTCCTCTTTTCGGTCACCGCGTTCCTGCTGATGCTCCCTCATTACATTCTGGCTGCACAGATTGTCATGGGCGTTTTAACATTGTTTGCCTTTCTGGAATGGAGCGTTGGATTTTGCATGGGATGCTATGTGTACTCCTATGTTGTATTACCTTTCTTCGGAAAAAATGAAAATGGTTCCCCGAAATTCCCCATCACCCCAATGAAGTAG
- a CDS encoding MATE family efflux transporter produces the protein MNSQSNFTTAPLPGLIKKLAVPASVGFIFNTLFNVADTWYGGLISTKVLAALSLSLPVFFIILSLGTGLGTGTTALISQALGAGKLKEARLYGIQAISFAIANSILLTIIGFFIAPVLFRIMGAEGEYLDTALVYMRLILLGTVFFLMNNIFNAFLTSRGDTRTYRNFLIAGFFLNLGFDPWFMFGGLGMPALGIGGIALSTVMIQAIGMFYLLYVVRRQGILLHLNYRELFPRKSFFANLFKQGFPASLNMTMIALGIFIITAFAGRFGSKTVAAFGIAVRIEQMALLPAIGLNIATLALTGQNMGAFLLHRVYQTWKLSQAYGIAIILVGSALVYFFAAQLVGFFTVDTEVIQTGVEYLHVGAFYFLSYILLNISVSTLQGMKKPMYAIWIGLYRRLIVPLPLFYFLAVTLNWGTKGIWWGLFIVNWSAAIYTFFYTRKKIRKVAQSYTSKT, from the coding sequence ATGAACAGCCAATCTAATTTTACCACTGCACCACTACCGGGATTGATAAAAAAATTGGCGGTACCGGCCAGTGTCGGTTTTATTTTCAACACGCTGTTTAATGTAGCCGATACCTGGTATGGCGGGTTAATATCGACCAAAGTACTGGCAGCTCTGTCGCTTTCGCTTCCGGTTTTCTTTATCATTCTGTCCCTTGGTACCGGCCTGGGAACCGGAACAACCGCTCTCATATCTCAGGCCCTGGGAGCAGGTAAATTAAAGGAGGCCCGGTTATATGGCATTCAAGCCATCTCTTTTGCTATCGCAAACTCGATACTACTTACCATTATCGGTTTTTTTATCGCTCCGGTTCTTTTCCGCATCATGGGTGCCGAAGGAGAATACCTCGATACCGCTCTTGTTTATATGCGCTTGATATTGTTAGGAACCGTTTTCTTCCTGATGAATAATATCTTCAACGCTTTTCTTACATCGAGAGGAGATACCCGAACCTATCGTAATTTCCTGATAGCCGGATTTTTTTTGAATCTCGGATTCGATCCATGGTTTATGTTTGGAGGATTGGGAATGCCCGCTTTGGGCATAGGCGGTATTGCCTTATCCACAGTTATGATTCAAGCTATTGGCATGTTTTATCTCCTGTATGTCGTTCGGCGCCAAGGTATCCTGCTACATTTGAATTACCGCGAACTGTTCCCCCGGAAGTCATTTTTTGCCAATCTGTTTAAGCAAGGATTTCCGGCCAGCTTAAATATGACGATGATCGCTTTGGGGATTTTCATCATTACCGCTTTCGCTGGAAGATTCGGATCGAAAACCGTCGCAGCATTTGGAATCGCCGTCCGGATAGAACAGATGGCCCTTCTTCCGGCCATTGGACTAAATATTGCCACGCTGGCGCTGACAGGTCAGAATATGGGTGCTTTTCTGTTACACCGCGTTTATCAAACCTGGAAATTGAGCCAGGCTTACGGCATTGCGATCATTTTGGTCGGTTCAGCCCTTGTTTACTTTTTTGCTGCGCAGTTGGTTGGTTTTTTCACTGTAGATACCGAGGTTATACAGACTGGTGTTGAGTACCTGCACGTGGGAGCATTTTATTTTCTCTCGTACATTCTATTAAATATATCGGTGTCCACTTTACAAGGAATGAAAAAACCCATGTATGCCATATGGATAGGCCTCTACCGGCGATTAATTGTCCCACTGCCGCTATTCTATTTTCTTGCCGTAACATTAAATTGGGGCACAAAAGGAATCTGGTGGGGCCTTTTTATCGTAAACTGGAGTGCTGCCATTTATACTTTTTTCTATACCCGGAAAAAAATTCGTAAGGTTGCACAATCTTATACGTCTAAAACTTAG
- a CDS encoding 4-alpha-glucanotransferase has protein sequence MKVSFKIDYQTVWGQRLCVLGSRPELGEWNPGRALEMENIYPGEWELVIDIEHVKSWDYKYLVKDGEGGVLWEWGGNRHVDLSNGQFDEIRIRDFWRTSQDVENALFHSAFTRVLMLRKPSGKHQKQLHTGRVLRVQVHVPRVNHRYSIALLGNRPGLGAWKERDALVMDDSRFPLWSVDIDASQLKFPLEFKYVVYDERERKVILWEDGNNRIIRDFVCQEDNSLKVHTDEKFRFPIGVWRGAGIALPVFSIRTEKSGGIGEFPDLRMVVDWAKKTGLKLIQLLPVNETVATQSWLDSYPYKVVSAMALHPVYASIELMGTLKDEQAMQDFRDQLYELNQMESVPYEEVHRVKSRYFKLLFDQEMEAFLNDRDFLLFFEENKEWLVPYAAFCYLRDQNKTAAHRMWKNHAIYHPEEIQKLCDPSQKHYPDIAVHYFIQYHLDRQLRDASNYARENGVVLKIDIPIGVSPDSVETWTHPELFNLEEQIGSPPDEDDDMGQNWGYPTYNWERMAYDGYDWWRKRLLKLGSWFDAYRLAHVVGFFRTWAIPSSQTNAEMGCFVPSLPLTRDEIIDAGIHFVEERMTRPFIREYFLWDLFGDYTDEVKNKYLEEYGSGKYNLKPEVDTQRKITVHFEQFKKDGSLPDKENRIMEGLNSLVSEVLFLRDPYDNYKFHPRIRLQDTYSFINLDEATRHNFEQLYIEYFYKRHEDLWCDNAMIKLPALLRASDMMAFGDDFGMNPGCVQRILKELGILTLEVQRRPHHTEVEFGHPSDAPYLSVCTTSTHDMTTLRGWWEEDYERSKRFYHTMLGHAGEVPHFMEPWIARDIISQHLWSPAMWAIFPLQDLLAMDGELRWGKIWNERINIPGITYYYWRYRMHLKMEDLLHSDSFNHTVGRMIEQSGRNKN, from the coding sequence ATGAAAGTTTCGTTTAAGATAGATTATCAAACGGTTTGGGGACAACGGCTGTGTGTCCTGGGCTCCCGGCCTGAATTAGGGGAGTGGAATCCGGGCCGGGCCCTTGAGATGGAGAATATCTATCCGGGCGAATGGGAATTGGTTATCGATATAGAACATGTTAAATCGTGGGATTACAAATATCTTGTGAAAGATGGCGAAGGTGGCGTTCTATGGGAATGGGGCGGTAACCGGCACGTCGATCTTTCAAACGGTCAGTTCGATGAAATTCGCATTCGCGACTTTTGGAGAACATCGCAAGATGTGGAAAATGCTCTCTTTCATTCTGCATTTACCCGTGTGCTGATGCTTCGGAAACCATCCGGTAAACATCAAAAGCAGCTACATACTGGTCGTGTTTTACGGGTGCAGGTACATGTTCCCCGCGTAAATCATCGATATTCGATAGCCTTACTGGGTAACCGTCCCGGGTTGGGGGCATGGAAAGAGCGGGATGCGCTGGTGATGGATGACTCCCGTTTCCCGCTTTGGTCGGTTGACATTGACGCTTCTCAATTGAAGTTTCCTCTGGAATTTAAGTATGTAGTTTATGACGAGCGGGAACGAAAAGTAATTTTGTGGGAAGATGGTAATAACCGGATAATTCGTGATTTCGTCTGCCAGGAGGATAATAGCCTGAAAGTACATACTGATGAGAAGTTTCGTTTCCCGATTGGGGTTTGGAGGGGAGCAGGCATTGCCTTACCCGTTTTTTCTATCCGGACGGAAAAAAGTGGTGGGATAGGAGAGTTTCCTGATTTGAGAATGGTAGTCGATTGGGCGAAGAAAACTGGTTTGAAGTTGATCCAGCTTCTTCCGGTAAACGAAACGGTTGCTACGCAAAGTTGGCTCGATTCGTATCCATATAAGGTGGTTTCGGCCATGGCCCTGCATCCGGTTTATGCCAGCATCGAACTGATGGGTACGTTGAAGGATGAACAGGCCATGCAGGATTTTCGCGATCAGCTTTACGAACTGAACCAGATGGAATCGGTTCCTTACGAAGAAGTTCACCGTGTAAAGTCGCGTTACTTTAAGCTGCTTTTTGACCAGGAGATGGAAGCATTTCTAAACGACCGGGATTTTCTTCTTTTCTTCGAAGAAAATAAAGAATGGTTGGTGCCGTATGCCGCATTCTGTTATTTGCGCGATCAGAACAAAACGGCTGCTCACCGAATGTGGAAGAACCATGCCATCTATCATCCGGAAGAGATACAGAAACTTTGCGATCCGTCGCAGAAACACTATCCCGATATTGCTGTTCATTATTTTATTCAGTACCATCTCGACCGGCAACTGCGCGACGCTTCGAACTATGCCCGGGAAAACGGAGTTGTGTTGAAAATCGATATCCCGATAGGTGTTAGCCCCGATAGCGTAGAGACCTGGACACATCCCGAGTTGTTTAACCTGGAAGAACAAATAGGCTCACCACCAGATGAAGACGATGATATGGGCCAAAACTGGGGATATCCGACTTATAACTGGGAACGAATGGCATACGACGGTTACGATTGGTGGCGTAAGCGTTTGCTGAAACTGGGATCGTGGTTTGATGCCTACCGTTTGGCTCACGTTGTTGGCTTCTTCCGCACCTGGGCGATTCCGTCGTCACAGACTAATGCGGAAATGGGCTGTTTTGTTCCTTCGCTTCCGCTTACGCGTGATGAGATCATCGATGCCGGAATTCATTTTGTGGAAGAGCGGATGACACGGCCGTTTATCCGTGAATATTTTCTGTGGGATTTGTTTGGCGATTATACCGATGAGGTGAAGAATAAGTATCTGGAAGAGTATGGTTCCGGAAAATATAATCTGAAACCGGAAGTGGATACGCAACGAAAGATTACGGTTCATTTTGAACAGTTCAAGAAAGATGGCAGCCTTCCGGATAAAGAAAACCGAATTATGGAGGGCCTGAATTCTCTTGTGAGTGAGGTTTTATTTTTACGCGATCCGTATGATAATTATAAATTCCATCCGAGGATTCGCCTTCAGGATACCTACTCGTTTATCAACCTTGATGAGGCGACACGCCACAATTTTGAACAGCTTTATATCGAATACTTTTATAAGCGGCACGAAGATTTGTGGTGCGACAATGCCATGATAAAACTTCCCGCATTATTACGTGCTTCGGACATGATGGCCTTTGGCGATGATTTTGGGATGAATCCCGGTTGTGTTCAGCGGATACTCAAAGAGCTGGGTATTTTGACCCTTGAGGTACAGCGCCGGCCCCACCATACAGAGGTGGAGTTTGGTCACCCGTCCGATGCGCCTTACTTATCCGTTTGCACTACTTCCACCCACGATATGACAACCCTCCGCGGCTGGTGGGAAGAAGACTATGAGCGCAGTAAGCGATTTTACCATACCATGTTAGGTCATGCAGGTGAGGTCCCTCACTTCATGGAGCCATGGATTGCACGCGACATTATCAGTCAGCATTTGTGGTCGCCGGCTATGTGGGCCATATTCCCTTTACAGGATTTGCTGGCCATGGATGGTGAATTGCGGTGGGGGAAAATATGGAATGAACGAATTAACATTCCGGGAATAACCTATTACTACTGGCGATACAGGATGCATCTGAAAATGGAGGATCTATTGCATTCCGATAGCTTTAATCACACAGTGGGCAGGATGATTGAGCAATCAGGAAGGAATAAAAATTAA
- a CDS encoding LytTR family transcriptional regulator DNA-binding domain-containing protein: MFYPAFDQFIRIHRSYLVNASQINEIQQYEK; this comes from the coding sequence ATTTTTTACCCTGCATTTGATCAATTTATCCGTATTCATCGTTCTTACCTGGTGAATGCATCTCAAATCAACGAAATTCAACAATACGAAAAATAG
- the pulA gene encoding type I pullulanase — protein MRSWKFNPVEFDKYPVYEGSDLGVFWFAEKALVKVWAPSATRIFFRLYREGVGGDAESEHDLQKSENGLWLLELAGDWNGWYYTLQVRDNLGWLLEGPDIYARSTGINGRRGMIFNPAGTNPEGWTADGHVVPASPTDMIIYETHIRDFSMSPDSGIQHKGKYLGFTEGGTKSPNGEKTGLDHLDELGVTHVHLLPVADFYTVDENKETPQYNWGYDPLNYNTPEGWYSTNPNDGRVRIRELKQLVKALHDQGIGVILDVVYNHTGLINESYFNQTVPGYFYRQNDDGSFSDASGCGNELASERAMVRKYIIDSLMYWASEYHIDGFRFDLMGVLDIDTMNAIRKSMDSVNPNIFLYGEGWAAGKSPLEKKKRALKRHTLKLDRIASFSDDMRDGLKGSAFDQFSTGFISGHTLQEERLKFSMVGAVKHGQIAYEFVESSKEPWANEAAQCINYVSCHDNYTLFDKLQYSCPEASKAQIERMVRLALGIVITSQGVPFLHAGSEMMRTKGGHHDSYRLPDVLNQIDWNRKSEFHDLFVFTQKCIELRRQHPAFRMSSAKMINEKLRFAGKYIPGIIRYELGEHANGDSWKSIQMLFNGNNYSVELDVPEANWLVIAEDSEINPDGMGRMTTGKVRIHPTSMMILVAED, from the coding sequence GTGAGAAGCTGGAAATTTAATCCTGTTGAATTTGATAAATACCCTGTTTACGAAGGTAGTGATTTAGGGGTTTTCTGGTTTGCGGAAAAGGCCTTGGTGAAGGTTTGGGCCCCTTCGGCTACTCGCATTTTTTTCCGGTTGTACCGGGAAGGGGTTGGTGGAGATGCTGAATCTGAACACGATTTGCAAAAAAGTGAAAACGGCCTTTGGCTGCTGGAATTGGCCGGTGACTGGAATGGTTGGTATTATACTCTTCAGGTGCGTGATAACCTGGGCTGGCTTCTCGAAGGTCCCGATATCTATGCACGAAGCACCGGTATCAACGGCCGGCGTGGAATGATTTTCAATCCGGCGGGGACTAATCCTGAAGGATGGACAGCTGACGGGCACGTTGTGCCGGCTTCTCCTACCGACATGATCATTTACGAAACGCATATCCGCGATTTTTCCATGTCGCCTGATTCGGGTATACAACATAAAGGGAAATACCTGGGATTTACCGAGGGCGGGACAAAATCACCCAACGGAGAAAAAACTGGATTGGATCATCTTGATGAACTGGGAGTTACTCACGTTCATTTGTTGCCGGTTGCCGATTTTTATACCGTTGACGAAAATAAGGAGACACCTCAGTACAACTGGGGGTACGATCCGTTGAATTACAATACTCCGGAAGGTTGGTACTCCACAAATCCGAACGATGGCCGAGTTCGAATCAGGGAACTGAAGCAATTGGTGAAAGCTCTCCATGACCAGGGAATTGGCGTAATTCTGGATGTTGTTTATAACCATACCGGCCTGATTAATGAGTCGTACTTTAACCAGACGGTTCCGGGGTATTTCTACCGGCAAAACGACGACGGAAGTTTCTCCGATGCCAGTGGCTGTGGAAATGAGCTTGCTTCGGAGCGGGCAATGGTGCGGAAGTACATCATCGATTCGCTGATGTATTGGGCTTCCGAATATCATATCGACGGTTTCCGGTTCGATCTAATGGGCGTGTTGGATATCGATACGATGAATGCCATTCGGAAGAGTATGGATTCCGTCAACCCGAATATTTTTCTTTATGGCGAAGGCTGGGCTGCCGGTAAAAGCCCTTTGGAGAAAAAGAAACGTGCCCTAAAAAGACATACGTTGAAACTGGACCGGATAGCCAGCTTTAGCGACGATATGCGTGACGGGTTGAAAGGAAGCGCCTTTGACCAGTTTAGCACCGGTTTTATCAGTGGCCATACACTCCAGGAAGAGCGGCTAAAGTTTTCAATGGTTGGTGCAGTGAAGCACGGACAGATAGCGTATGAATTTGTTGAATCTTCTAAAGAACCCTGGGCAAACGAAGCTGCGCAGTGCATCAACTATGTGTCGTGCCACGACAATTATACGCTGTTCGATAAGTTGCAATATTCCTGTCCCGAGGCTTCCAAAGCTCAAATTGAACGAATGGTCCGACTGGCGTTGGGTATTGTCATTACTTCGCAGGGGGTTCCCTTTCTTCATGCCGGTTCCGAAATGATGCGGACAAAAGGCGGTCATCACGATTCGTACCGTTTGCCTGATGTGCTGAACCAGATCGACTGGAATCGGAAGAGTGAATTTCATGACTTATTTGTCTTTACCCAAAAATGTATTGAACTACGCCGACAACACCCTGCATTCAGGATGAGTTCCGCAAAAATGATTAACGAGAAATTGCGGTTTGCCGGGAAATATATTCCAGGTATTATTCGATACGAACTGGGTGAGCATGCCAATGGCGATTCTTGGAAAAGCATACAGATGCTGTTCAATGGTAATAACTATTCGGTTGAACTGGACGTTCCCGAAGCCAATTGGCTGGTCATTGCTGAAGATAGCGAGATTAATCCTGACGGAATGGGGCGGATGACTACCGGGAAAGTACGTATTCATCCAACTTCGATGATGATTTTGGTTGCCGAAGATTAA
- a CDS encoding alanine dehydrogenase — MIQRKSERMSSLANPQLLPKEQLLVPQKKSMKLSIGIPNVVPEIEFRIPLTPQAVELLVSNGHDIFIEKGAGEGSSYSDHAYAESGAVICETKAEIFQSDVIVKMSAFTHEEVKLLKGNQLLMSPLYITYQSQETVRKMMQKRVTAIGFEYMKDEHDIFPVTRILSEIMGNAAIFVASEYLSTYRHGKGVILGGITGISPTEVVIIGSGTAAEFAARNALGLGAVVKVFDDSIHKLMRFQERLGQRVFTSVFHPKALKKALKSADVAIGALSMNEVPKIIVPEMMVENMKNGSVIIDLNIIQGGCFETSRLTNLKNPVFTTHGVIHYCVPNISSRMARTTSISVSNIIAPILLNMGRSGSLKQYIRVNQGFCEGIYIFNGILTNHDLGNILDIPVKDINLLLAAF; from the coding sequence ATGATTCAACGGAAATCCGAAAGAATGAGTTCGCTTGCCAATCCACAGTTGCTACCAAAGGAACAGCTGCTGGTCCCGCAGAAAAAGAGCATGAAACTGAGCATTGGCATCCCGAATGTTGTTCCGGAGATAGAATTCCGTATCCCGTTGACACCACAAGCCGTCGAACTTTTGGTATCGAATGGCCATGACATCTTTATCGAGAAAGGTGCGGGCGAAGGTTCGAGTTATTCCGACCATGCTTACGCTGAATCCGGTGCTGTTATCTGCGAAACCAAAGCTGAAATTTTTCAATCGGACGTGATTGTTAAAATGTCGGCTTTCACCCACGAGGAAGTAAAATTACTGAAGGGAAACCAGCTCCTGATGTCACCATTGTACATCACCTATCAAAGCCAGGAAACGGTCCGTAAAATGATGCAAAAAAGGGTGACCGCCATCGGGTTTGAATACATGAAAGATGAACATGACATTTTCCCGGTTACCCGGATTTTAAGTGAGATAATGGGGAACGCGGCTATTTTTGTGGCCAGTGAATACCTTAGCACTTACCGACACGGTAAAGGAGTCATCCTTGGCGGTATTACCGGAATATCCCCTACAGAAGTGGTCATCATTGGTTCAGGAACTGCCGCCGAATTTGCAGCCCGTAATGCATTGGGGTTGGGAGCTGTAGTAAAGGTCTTTGACGACAGTATTCACAAACTGATGCGATTCCAAGAACGCCTGGGGCAGCGGGTGTTCACCTCGGTTTTCCATCCAAAAGCACTCAAGAAAGCACTGAAATCGGCTGATGTGGCTATCGGGGCACTATCGATGAATGAAGTACCGAAAATTATTGTGCCGGAAATGATGGTGGAAAACATGAAGAACGGATCCGTCATCATCGATTTGAATATTATCCAGGGAGGCTGCTTCGAGACATCCCGGCTTACCAACCTGAAAAACCCGGTATTCACCACACATGGCGTTATTCATTACTGTGTACCGAATATATCTTCCAGGATGGCGCGAACAACGTCCATTTCTGTCAGCAATATTATTGCTCCCATCCTGCTCAACATGGGACGTTCCGGAAGTCTGAAACAATACATCAGGGTCAACCAGGGATTCTGCGAAGGAATTTACATCTTCAACGGTATTTTAACGAACCACGATCTGGGCAACATTCTCGATATTCCTGTAAAGGATATTAATCTGTTGCTGGCTGCATTTTAA
- the tsaE gene encoding tRNA (adenosine(37)-N6)-threonylcarbamoyltransferase complex ATPase subunit type 1 TsaE produces MIKIEKQKLTLKMFKAEIHSLEEINHIAQRFIAAHPADRVFAFYGKMGAGKTTFIKALCEEMQVTDYVTSPTFALINEYQTSTDDKIFHFDFYRIKTLEEAFDFGYEDYFFSGKHCFIEWPEKIESLLPENTVKVYITEMNDGLRTIESKN; encoded by the coding sequence TTGATTAAAATTGAGAAACAAAAACTGACGCTGAAAATGTTTAAGGCTGAGATACATTCTCTGGAGGAAATCAACCATATTGCACAGCGATTTATCGCCGCGCACCCTGCTGACAGAGTGTTTGCATTTTACGGGAAGATGGGAGCTGGTAAAACAACGTTTATCAAGGCGTTATGCGAAGAGATGCAAGTGACTGACTACGTCACGTCCCCAACCTTTGCCCTGATTAATGAGTACCAAACGTCGACCGATGATAAAATTTTCCACTTCGATTTTTACCGGATAAAAACGCTGGAGGAAGCATTCGATTTTGGTTACGAAGACTATTTCTTCAGCGGAAAACACTGCTTTATCGAGTGGCCAGAAAAAATAGAGAGCCTCCTGCCAGAAAATACGGTGAAAGTTTATATCACAGAAATGAATGATGGGTTGAGGACCATCGAGTCGAAAAACTAA
- the gcvH gene encoding glycine cleavage system protein GcvH yields MNIPADLKYTKDHEWVRVEGDKVVVGITDFAQGELGDIVFLEIETEGEELAKEEVFGTVEAVKTVSDLFMPVSGTVEAFNTELEDAPELVNKDPYGKGWMIKIAMSAPSELDDLLSEDEYKDLVEG; encoded by the coding sequence ATGAATATTCCTGCTGATTTAAAATACACGAAAGACCATGAATGGGTCCGTGTGGAAGGTGACAAAGTAGTTGTTGGTATCACCGATTTTGCTCAGGGTGAGTTAGGTGATATTGTTTTCCTTGAAATTGAGACCGAAGGAGAAGAACTAGCAAAAGAAGAAGTATTTGGAACGGTTGAAGCCGTTAAAACTGTTTCCGATTTGTTTATGCCTGTTTCCGGAACGGTTGAGGCGTTCAATACTGAACTGGAGGATGCACCTGAACTGGTGAACAAAGATCCGTACGGAAAAGGATGGATGATTAAGATTGCCATGAGTGCCCCATCTGAATTGGATGACCTGTTATCGGAAGATGAATACAAAGATTTGGTTGAAGGTTAG